One Chloroflexota bacterium genomic region harbors:
- the sufD gene encoding Fe-S cluster assembly protein SufD — MAIDARAPGLTRRAVDEVADSGQEPDWLRAHRRAAWDVYEATPNPGRTDEEWRRTDLRWLRWESLTPAPPLDGVGRVPSTVPAAALAPSVTLLLSAGGARVVDISPEARDAGVVALDLAKAARTHPELVRERLSTTAITPEQGKFQALNAALWQGGALVHVPRGAALAQPILVVACDDAALRQPHVLASLGEGAQATIVEWWADAATDAPALVNGATELFAESGSHLTFTHVQGLSPGTRSILSQHAVVGRDATFTSTNVTVGGRFHKARVEASLTEPGASVVMNGAFRLGSRQFVDHHTTQGHLAPDGTSDLLFAGVLDGRARSVYAGTIVVDPKAQRTNAYQNNRNLLLNSGTRADSIPRLEIMADDVRCTHGATTSTLEPSHLYYLCSRGLTQAQARELIVEGYFEAVLDRVPHDGVRDVLREVLTAPAASNDGATGI; from the coding sequence ATGGCGATTGACGCGCGGGCGCCAGGTTTGACGCGTCGCGCGGTGGACGAGGTCGCCGACTCGGGTCAGGAGCCGGACTGGCTTCGCGCGCACCGCCGAGCCGCGTGGGACGTCTACGAGGCGACGCCGAACCCCGGACGCACCGACGAGGAGTGGCGGCGCACCGATTTGCGGTGGCTGCGGTGGGAGTCGCTGACGCCGGCGCCGCCGCTGGATGGCGTTGGCCGAGTGCCTTCAACGGTGCCCGCGGCAGCGCTGGCGCCCAGCGTCACGCTGCTGTTAAGCGCCGGCGGCGCTCGCGTGGTCGACATCAGCCCGGAGGCCCGTGACGCGGGCGTGGTGGCGCTGGACCTGGCGAAGGCCGCGCGCACGCACCCGGAGCTGGTGCGCGAACGCCTGAGCACGACCGCCATCACCCCGGAGCAAGGCAAGTTTCAAGCCCTCAACGCGGCGCTGTGGCAGGGCGGCGCCCTGGTGCACGTGCCGCGGGGCGCTGCGCTGGCGCAACCGATTCTGGTGGTGGCCTGTGACGACGCCGCGCTGCGGCAGCCGCACGTGCTGGCCTCGCTCGGCGAAGGCGCGCAGGCGACAATCGTGGAGTGGTGGGCAGACGCGGCGACCGACGCGCCGGCGCTCGTCAATGGGGCGACCGAGCTGTTCGCCGAATCCGGCTCCCACCTCACCTTCACCCACGTTCAGGGCCTGTCGCCCGGCACGCGATCGATCCTGTCGCAGCACGCCGTCGTGGGCCGCGACGCCACGTTCACCAGCACCAACGTGACCGTCGGGGGACGATTTCACAAGGCCCGCGTCGAGGCGAGCCTGACCGAACCCGGCGCCAGCGTGGTGATGAACGGGGCCTTCCGGCTTGGCAGCCGGCAGTTCGTGGATCACCACACCACGCAGGGTCACCTGGCGCCGGATGGCACGAGCGACCTGCTATTCGCCGGGGTGCTCGACGGCCGGGCGCGCTCGGTCTACGCCGGCACGATCGTGGTAGATCCCAAAGCCCAACGCACCAACGCCTACCAAAACAACCGCAACTTGCTGCTGAACAGCGGCACGCGCGCCGACTCGATTCCACGGCTCGAGATCATGGCGGACGATGTGCGCTGCACCCACGGCGCGACCACGTCGACGCTGGAGCCGAGCCACCTGTACTACCTGTGCTCCCGCGGCCTCACCCAGGCGCAAGCGCGAGAGCTGATCGTGGAGGGCTATTTCGAGGCGGTGCTGGACCGCGTGCCCCACGACGGCGTGCGCGACGTGCTGCGCGAGGTCCTGACCGCGCCCGCGGCGAGCAACGACGGCGCGACGGGAATCTGA
- a CDS encoding KamA family radical SAM protein, whose product MAHQRTRPRAEWQEQLAKGVRDVREIPGLTEEQYQQLEAIDEEYPFFTTPYYLSLIEKWDASDPIFLQQMPDAREFENPNFLEDDPLDEEDDMPVPHLTHRYPDRVLFVVTHTCAMYCRFCTRKRKVGKNPVPRPEELQRAIDYIAEHEEIRDVLLSGGDPLTLTDSALEWIVSRLRAIPHVELIRIGSKIPCVNPERVTPELCRMLAKYHPFYVNTHFNHPRELTPEAVRACGLLVDHGIPVGCQTVLLRGVNDDPEVMKELMHALLKARVKPYYIYQADLVKGTDYFRTSVQKGLEIIESLQGHTTGFGVPTYVIDAPGGGGKIPVTPDRIVRLTDDSITLRNFEGGVYEYPAHGYSRDHADGDAAGGNGDPESARAYPIYD is encoded by the coding sequence ATGGCACACCAGCGAACCCGACCCCGCGCCGAGTGGCAGGAGCAGTTGGCCAAGGGCGTGCGAGACGTGCGCGAGATCCCCGGCCTCACCGAGGAGCAGTACCAGCAGCTCGAGGCCATCGACGAGGAATATCCCTTCTTCACCACGCCCTACTACCTCAGCCTGATTGAGAAGTGGGACGCCAGCGACCCCATCTTCCTGCAGCAGATGCCGGACGCGCGGGAGTTCGAGAACCCCAACTTCCTCGAAGACGACCCGCTCGACGAGGAAGACGACATGCCGGTGCCGCACCTCACGCACCGCTACCCCGACCGCGTGCTGTTCGTGGTCACGCACACCTGCGCCATGTACTGCCGCTTCTGCACCCGCAAGCGCAAGGTGGGCAAGAACCCGGTGCCGCGGCCCGAGGAGCTCCAGCGCGCCATCGACTACATCGCCGAGCATGAGGAGATCCGGGACGTCCTGCTCAGCGGCGGCGACCCGCTCACCCTCACCGACTCCGCGCTCGAATGGATCGTCAGCCGCCTGCGCGCGATTCCGCACGTGGAGCTCATCCGCATCGGCAGCAAGATTCCGTGCGTCAACCCCGAGCGCGTCACGCCCGAGCTCTGCCGGATGCTGGCCAAATATCACCCGTTCTACGTGAACACCCACTTCAACCACCCGCGCGAGCTCACGCCCGAGGCCGTGCGCGCCTGCGGCTTGCTGGTCGATCACGGCATTCCGGTGGGCTGCCAGACCGTGCTGCTGCGCGGCGTCAACGACGATCCCGAGGTGATGAAGGAGCTCATGCACGCGCTGCTCAAGGCCCGCGTCAAGCCGTACTACATCTATCAGGCCGACCTGGTGAAGGGCACCGACTACTTCCGCACCTCGGTGCAGAAGGGGCTTGAGATCATCGAGTCGCTGCAGGGGCACACCACCGGCTTCGGCGTGCCCACCTATGTCATCGACGCTCCCGGCGGCGGGGGCAAGATTCCCGTGACCCCCGATCGCATCGTGCGGCTCACCGACGACTCCATCACGTTGCGCAATTTCGAGGGCGGCGTCTACGAATACCCCGCGCACGGCTACTCGCGGGACCACGCGGATGGCGACGCGGCCGGCGGCAACGGCGACCCCGAGTCTGCCCGCGCATACCCGATCTACGACTAG
- the sufC gene encoding Fe-S cluster assembly ATPase SufC → MHNGSGADALVIQDLHVNVDGMPILKGIDLHVPKGEVHALMGPNGSGKSTLANTLMGHPAFEVTGGSVTFKGQDILELATDERARLGMFMAFQYPSEITGVRVSNFLRMALNAQREDEISAMEFRRLMMEKMRLLRMDMKFASRYLNEGFSGGEKKRNEILQMAVLQPELAILDETDSGLDIDALRIVADGVNTLRGADMATLVITHYQRLLNYIVPDVVHVLIDGRIARTGDKQLALELDESGYEAMTAAQEA, encoded by the coding sequence ATGCATAACGGCAGCGGCGCCGACGCGCTTGTCATCCAAGACTTGCACGTCAACGTCGACGGTATGCCGATTCTCAAGGGCATCGATTTGCACGTGCCCAAGGGCGAGGTGCATGCGCTCATGGGCCCCAATGGCTCGGGCAAGAGCACCCTGGCCAACACGCTGATGGGCCACCCCGCATTCGAGGTCACCGGCGGCAGCGTGACGTTCAAGGGCCAGGACATCCTGGAGCTGGCCACCGACGAGCGCGCGCGGCTGGGCATGTTCATGGCGTTTCAGTACCCGTCCGAGATCACCGGCGTGCGCGTGTCCAACTTCCTGCGCATGGCGCTCAACGCGCAGCGCGAGGACGAAATCTCGGCCATGGAGTTTCGCCGGCTGATGATGGAGAAAATGCGGCTGCTGCGCATGGACATGAAGTTCGCCAGCCGCTACCTGAACGAGGGCTTCTCCGGCGGGGAGAAGAAGCGCAACGAAATCCTGCAAATGGCGGTGCTGCAGCCTGAACTCGCCATCCTCGACGAGACGGACTCGGGCCTGGACATCGACGCCCTGCGCATCGTGGCCGACGGGGTCAATACGCTGCGCGGCGCGGACATGGCCACCCTGGTCATCACGCACTACCAGCGGCTGCTGAACTACATCGTGCCGGACGTGGTGCACGTGCTCATCGACGGACGCATCGCGCGCACCGGCGACAAGCAACTCGCACTGGAGCTTGACGAGAGCGGCTACGAGGCCATGACCGCGGCACAGGAGGCATAG
- a CDS encoding MFS transporter, which translates to MRITRLGDTGWSVVALFAAFAFVSFSTAVIGPVLGQLDDEFGVSYASLGLIAGMQALGRGLAMIPAGRVADRYPPRLLVSLGGVLMVLGSLASAAAPVYPILVFGTAVIGVSMALIFTAGMAHLIRSAPTGERGRTMGRAMAGWGLGSLLAPLAAGALASAFGWRSVFILAAVLSVVVVPLGLSIRGALPRPPELSPSEPQRRWALGLTRRLVPVVVVSALIWGSGSAIMRLVLPLYGSEGAQLTPALIGGWLSLFAAVTFGLMLVSGTILDRLGRLTVLMLAAIPGLLGGFVLLLPIGLLPFVLFGLTKAGIGFSMPLIPVLVADRSPPAHVGRSMGIVQFLTDIVNLTLPLALGALLDVSGFGAVGIFFVVAFAAAAIIGARVIAANPRQPSEAEPDTTVPAADPASPPVA; encoded by the coding sequence ATGCGCATAACCCGGCTCGGCGACACCGGCTGGTCGGTGGTCGCCCTCTTTGCGGCGTTTGCCTTCGTGTCGTTCAGCACGGCCGTCATCGGGCCGGTGCTCGGTCAGCTCGACGACGAATTCGGGGTCAGCTACGCATCCTTGGGATTGATCGCCGGCATGCAGGCGCTCGGCCGCGGGCTGGCCATGATTCCGGCCGGCCGCGTGGCCGATCGATACCCGCCGCGCCTGCTGGTGAGCCTTGGCGGGGTGCTGATGGTCCTCGGCTCCCTGGCGTCCGCGGCCGCGCCGGTCTATCCAATCTTGGTATTCGGCACGGCCGTGATCGGCGTCTCCATGGCCTTGATCTTCACCGCCGGGATGGCCCACCTGATCCGCAGCGCGCCGACCGGGGAGCGCGGGCGCACGATGGGCCGCGCCATGGCCGGGTGGGGGCTGGGTTCGCTGCTCGCCCCGCTCGCCGCCGGGGCCCTCGCCAGCGCCTTCGGTTGGCGCTCGGTCTTCATTTTGGCGGCCGTGCTCAGCGTGGTCGTGGTGCCCCTCGGGTTGAGCATTCGCGGCGCCCTGCCCCGTCCGCCTGAGCTCTCGCCGTCCGAACCGCAGCGTCGCTGGGCGTTGGGCCTGACCCGGCGTCTGGTTCCGGTCGTGGTCGTCAGCGCTCTCATCTGGGGCAGCGGCAGCGCGATCATGCGGCTGGTGCTTCCCCTCTATGGCAGCGAAGGCGCGCAGCTGACCCCCGCGCTCATCGGCGGCTGGCTCAGCCTCTTCGCCGCCGTCACGTTCGGCCTCATGCTCGTCAGCGGCACCATTCTCGACCGGCTCGGACGTCTGACGGTGCTGATGCTGGCCGCGATTCCCGGATTGCTCGGCGGCTTCGTCCTGCTCCTGCCCATCGGCCTGCTGCCGTTCGTCCTGTTCGGCCTCACGAAGGCCGGCATCGGCTTCTCGATGCCCTTGATCCCCGTCCTCGTCGCCGACCGATCCCCGCCGGCGCACGTCGGACGTTCCATGGGGATCGTCCAATTCCTGACGGATATCGTGAACCTTACGCTGCCGCTGGCGCTCGGCGCGCTGCTCGACGTGAGCGGCTTCGGCGCCGTGGGAATCTTCTTCGTCGTCGCATTCGCAGCCGCTGCCATCATCGGCGCGCGCGTCATCGCCGCCAATCCGCGGCAACCGTCCGAAGCCGAACCCGACACGACCGTCCCGGCCGCCGATCCCGCCTCGCCGCCCGTGGCCTGA
- the sufB gene encoding Fe-S cluster assembly protein SufB, which yields MAVKSADIGLDSYKFGFHDDIKPVYKSPKGLSADIVREISRQKDEPEWMLEFRLESLQQFERKPVPTWGADLSRIDFDDIYYYIRPQDRQARSWDDVPDDIKNTFDRLGIPEAERKFLAGVGAQYDSEVVYHSIREDLEREGVVFLDMDSGLREHPDIVREYFGTIIPNGDNKFAALNSAVWSGGSFVYVPAGVKVEVPLQAYFRINAENMGQFERTLIVVEPGAYVHYVEGCTAPIYATDSLHSAVVEIVVKEGARCRYTTIQNWSTDVFNLVTKRAVAYRDATMEWIDGNLGSKVTMKYPAVYLMEPGAHGEVLSIAFASEGQHQDAGAKMVHAAPDTSSIITSKSISRAGGRAGYRGHVSVLPGAERSKSNVVCDALLFDDESRSDTYPYMDIEESNTAVQHEATVSKIGEQQLFYLMSRGLTEEQAMAMVVSGFIEPIVRELPMEYAVEMNRLIELQMEGSIG from the coding sequence ATGGCGGTGAAGTCGGCGGACATTGGTCTCGATAGCTACAAGTTCGGGTTCCATGACGACATCAAGCCGGTCTACAAGTCGCCCAAGGGGCTCAGCGCCGACATCGTGCGTGAGATCTCCCGCCAGAAGGATGAGCCGGAGTGGATGCTCGAGTTCCGGCTGGAGTCGCTGCAGCAGTTCGAGCGCAAGCCGGTGCCGACCTGGGGCGCCGACCTGTCACGCATCGACTTCGACGACATTTACTACTACATCCGCCCCCAAGACCGGCAGGCGCGCAGTTGGGACGACGTGCCGGACGACATCAAGAACACGTTCGACCGCCTGGGCATTCCCGAGGCGGAGCGCAAGTTCCTGGCCGGCGTGGGCGCGCAGTACGACTCGGAAGTCGTCTACCACAGCATCCGCGAGGACCTGGAGCGCGAGGGCGTGGTGTTCCTGGACATGGACTCGGGGCTGCGCGAGCACCCGGACATCGTGCGCGAGTACTTCGGCACGATCATTCCCAACGGCGACAACAAGTTTGCGGCGCTCAACAGCGCGGTGTGGAGCGGCGGGAGCTTCGTCTACGTCCCGGCCGGCGTGAAGGTCGAGGTGCCGCTGCAGGCGTATTTCCGCATCAACGCGGAGAACATGGGGCAGTTCGAGCGCACCCTGATCGTCGTTGAGCCGGGCGCCTACGTGCACTACGTCGAGGGCTGCACGGCGCCGATCTACGCCACGGACTCGCTGCACTCGGCGGTGGTCGAGATCGTCGTCAAGGAAGGCGCGCGCTGCCGCTACACGACGATCCAGAACTGGTCGACGGATGTCTTCAACCTGGTGACGAAGCGCGCGGTGGCCTACCGCGACGCGACCATGGAGTGGATCGACGGCAACCTGGGCAGCAAGGTCACCATGAAGTACCCGGCGGTCTACCTGATGGAGCCTGGCGCGCACGGCGAGGTGCTGTCGATCGCCTTCGCGAGCGAGGGTCAGCACCAGGACGCCGGGGCCAAGATGGTGCACGCCGCGCCGGACACGTCGTCGATCATCACGTCCAAGTCGATCAGCCGGGCCGGCGGTCGCGCCGGCTACCGCGGCCACGTGAGCGTGCTGCCGGGCGCGGAGCGCTCGAAGTCGAACGTGGTGTGCGACGCGCTGCTGTTCGACGACGAGTCGCGGTCGGACACCTATCCCTACATGGATATCGAGGAAAGCAACACCGCCGTGCAACACGAGGCCACGGTGAGCAAGATCGGCGAGCAGCAGCTTTTCTACCTGATGAGCCGCGGGCTGACCGAAGAGCAGGCCATGGCGATGGTGGTGAGCGGCTTCATCGAGCCCATCGTGCGCGAGCTGCCGATGGAATACGCCGTCGAGATGAATCGCCTGATCGAGCTGCAAATGGAAGGCTCGATCGGATAG